The Abyssisolibacter fermentans genome has a window encoding:
- a CDS encoding IS1182 family transposase has translation MTPLSFEDMIAEDNLVRVIDVLVESFNTEKLRFKYAKPKTTGRKPYNPKDLLKLYIYGYFNDIRSSRKLEKECKRNIEVM, from the coding sequence ATGACGCCACTATCATTTGAAGATATGATAGCTGAAGATAATCTAGTAAGAGTAATAGATGTATTGGTAGAAAGTTTTAATACAGAAAAATTAAGGTTCAAATATGCAAAACCAAAAACAACAGGTAGAAAACCATACAATCCAAAGGATTTATTGAAATTATACATATATGGGTATTTTAATGACATAAGAAGTTCAAGAAAGTTAGAAAAAGAATGCAAAAGAAATATAGAAGTAATGTGA